A region of Pyxidicoccus parkwaysis DNA encodes the following proteins:
- a CDS encoding hybrid sensor histidine kinase/response regulator, whose product MVEQQGARQKPSGEASEPRTLLERLQQSEEVLERLCSQDASGVGDEAHLALKQEVAALRQMRGELGKLLERSALIADTSQRLLNLPPEEMESGIRAALALLGQHVHAQRCYVGLLSEDGARITDAYEWCAPGTASARVESLRGRSTAAFAWTLRQFQEGRTVTITDPAMLPPEAATERGSFAARSVCAYVNAPLSLGGRLAGWMGFDMVATPRSWTPEELHLLSLTGSALVTVLERKRREAVLLQEKEAEQRARSLGIIAAGLAHEINNPLAYTTGNLEYLKQQLPCPHMPADGADDCHQVLDEALEGARRIRRIVADLGAFSRGDTSDEEAVDLKAVVESTLRMAANQLRHRAEVVREYDVELPRVRGTTTKLGQVVLNLVLNSAQAIPEGHYSKNRITVSLRSAVGGVRLAISDTGRGIPPEVLPRIFDPFFTTKRGGGGMGLGLAICRDIVTSFGGDMAARSEPGQGTTVEVSLPRIEPASPQVPGEEVVPPSSGRRVLAVDDEPRVLDLLRRMLRGHELVTAANGREALERLREDARFDLILCDLLMPELTGIDVYQAVRESWPGLQDRIAFITGGAFTPETQRFVEQTRNPLLTKPFQPAHIHGLLAIAGARLQN is encoded by the coding sequence ATGGTCGAGCAGCAAGGCGCACGGCAGAAGCCGTCCGGCGAGGCGTCAGAGCCGCGGACGCTGCTGGAGCGCCTCCAGCAGTCGGAGGAGGTCCTGGAGCGGCTGTGCTCGCAGGATGCCTCTGGCGTGGGCGACGAGGCCCACCTCGCCCTGAAGCAGGAAGTGGCCGCGCTCCGCCAGATGCGCGGCGAGCTGGGGAAGCTGCTGGAGCGCAGCGCGCTGATCGCCGACACCTCGCAGCGGCTGCTCAACCTTCCGCCGGAGGAGATGGAGTCCGGCATCCGCGCCGCGCTCGCGCTGCTGGGCCAGCACGTGCACGCGCAGCGCTGCTACGTGGGCCTGCTGTCCGAGGACGGCGCCCGGATTACGGACGCGTACGAGTGGTGCGCGCCGGGCACGGCGTCCGCCAGGGTGGAGTCCCTGCGGGGCCGCTCCACCGCCGCCTTCGCGTGGACGCTGCGGCAGTTCCAGGAGGGACGGACCGTCACCATCACCGACCCGGCCATGCTGCCGCCCGAGGCCGCCACCGAGCGCGGCTCCTTCGCCGCGCGGAGCGTGTGCGCCTACGTCAACGCGCCGCTGTCGCTCGGCGGGCGGCTCGCCGGGTGGATGGGCTTCGACATGGTGGCCACGCCTCGGAGCTGGACGCCGGAGGAGCTGCATCTGTTGAGCCTGACGGGCAGCGCGCTGGTGACGGTGCTGGAGCGCAAGCGGCGCGAGGCGGTGCTCCTCCAGGAGAAGGAGGCGGAGCAGCGCGCCCGCTCGCTGGGCATCATCGCCGCGGGGCTCGCGCACGAAATCAACAACCCGCTCGCGTACACGACGGGCAACCTCGAGTACCTGAAGCAGCAGCTCCCCTGCCCCCACATGCCGGCGGACGGCGCGGATGACTGCCACCAGGTGCTGGACGAGGCGCTGGAGGGCGCGCGGCGCATCCGCCGCATCGTCGCGGACCTCGGCGCCTTCTCGCGCGGGGACACCTCCGACGAGGAGGCGGTGGACCTGAAGGCCGTCGTCGAGAGCACCCTGCGCATGGCCGCCAACCAGCTGCGCCACCGCGCGGAGGTGGTGCGCGAGTACGACGTGGAGCTGCCCCGCGTGCGCGGCACCACGACGAAGCTGGGCCAGGTGGTGCTCAACCTCGTGCTCAACTCGGCGCAGGCCATTCCGGAGGGGCACTACTCGAAGAACCGGATCACCGTCTCGCTGCGCAGCGCCGTGGGCGGCGTGAGGCTGGCCATCTCCGACACGGGGCGCGGCATTCCTCCGGAGGTGCTGCCCCGCATCTTCGACCCGTTCTTCACCACGAAGCGCGGGGGCGGCGGCATGGGGCTGGGGCTCGCCATCTGCCGCGACATCGTCACGTCCTTCGGTGGCGACATGGCCGCGCGCAGCGAGCCCGGCCAGGGCACCACGGTCGAGGTGAGCCTGCCGCGCATCGAGCCCGCATCGCCCCAGGTTCCGGGCGAAGAGGTGGTGCCGCCTTCCAGCGGGCGGCGTGTGCTGGCGGTGGACGACGAGCCGCGCGTGTTGGACCTGCTGCGGCGCATGCTGCGGGGGCATGAGCTCGTCACCGCCGCCAACGGCCGCGAGGCGCTGGAACGGCTGCGCGAGGACGCGCGCTTCGACCTCATCCTCTGTGACTTGTTGATGCCGGAGCTGACGGGCATCGACGTCTACCAGGCCGTGCGCGAGTCCTGGCCGGGACTCCAGGACCGCATCGCCTTCATCACCGGCGGCGCCTTCACGCCCGAGACGCAGCGCTTCGTCGAACAGACGCGCAACCCGCTGCTCACCAAGCCCTTCCAGCCCGCGCACATCCACGGCCTGCTCGCCATCGCGGGCGCGCGGCTCCAGAACTGA
- the rpmB gene encoding 50S ribosomal protein L28 codes for MAWKCDICGKRPLVGNNVSHANNKTKKRTLPNLQKVRATVEGSTTRVLACTRCIKAGKVTKAA; via the coding sequence ATGGCGTGGAAGTGTGACATCTGTGGGAAGCGTCCGCTGGTGGGTAACAACGTCAGCCACGCGAACAACAAGACCAAGAAGCGGACCCTCCCGAACCTCCAGAAGGTTCGGGCGACCGTCGAAGGCAGCACCACTCGCGTGCTGGCGTGCACCCGCTGCATCAAGGCGGGCAAGGTGACCAAGGCCGCCTGA
- a CDS encoding GTP-binding protein — protein MSSVNLMAREVAAKIVFYGPGLSGKTTTLRKIYETVRPAHRGEMMSIATEGDRTLFFDFLPVKVERVGDCSVRLALYTVPGQVFYNATRKLVLQGADGVVFVADSQPEAMDANRESLANLEENLFEHGIRLDRFPLVMQWNKRDLEGVLPVDVLHKELNPRGVPEFETAAANGRGVLDTLKAITRLVIKDLRAKRIVPPPRPTTPAGGPQPAGLEAQLTQHLQNRQQPHVQQPAAPMGFVGGSAPALAPTPVPRVAPVSVVPPPRMEAAPVAAPQTGPKLLGAASALAPGDMFDHARAAEAAFMSGDYATCVAACTDAIRRALAYAGEGSLTQQAYLLRVDGADLLRFQGLATQQHIRVDDAAFALYVLMQVFVRLNAVGLPNAE, from the coding sequence GTGAGCAGCGTGAACCTGATGGCCCGCGAGGTGGCCGCGAAGATTGTCTTCTACGGGCCGGGCCTGTCGGGGAAGACGACCACCCTGCGGAAGATCTACGAGACCGTGCGCCCCGCGCACCGTGGCGAGATGATGTCCATCGCCACGGAGGGGGACCGGACGCTCTTCTTCGACTTCCTCCCCGTGAAGGTGGAGCGCGTGGGCGACTGCTCCGTGCGGCTCGCGCTGTACACCGTGCCGGGCCAGGTCTTCTACAACGCCACCCGCAAGCTGGTGCTCCAGGGCGCCGACGGCGTCGTGTTCGTGGCGGACTCGCAGCCGGAGGCGATGGACGCCAACCGCGAGTCGCTGGCCAACCTGGAGGAGAACCTCTTCGAGCACGGCATCCGCCTGGACCGCTTCCCGCTGGTGATGCAGTGGAACAAGCGGGACCTGGAGGGCGTGCTGCCGGTGGACGTGCTCCACAAGGAGCTCAACCCGCGCGGCGTGCCCGAGTTCGAGACGGCGGCCGCCAACGGGCGCGGCGTGCTGGACACGCTCAAGGCGATTACGCGGCTGGTCATCAAGGACTTGCGCGCGAAGCGCATCGTCCCGCCGCCGCGTCCCACGACGCCCGCGGGCGGGCCGCAGCCGGCGGGCCTGGAGGCGCAGCTCACGCAGCACCTGCAGAACCGGCAGCAGCCGCACGTGCAGCAGCCGGCGGCTCCCATGGGCTTCGTGGGAGGCTCCGCCCCTGCCCTGGCGCCGACACCGGTGCCGCGCGTGGCGCCCGTTTCCGTGGTGCCGCCGCCGCGCATGGAGGCAGCGCCGGTGGCCGCGCCGCAGACGGGCCCCAAGCTGCTGGGCGCGGCGAGCGCGCTGGCGCCGGGGGACATGTTCGACCATGCGCGGGCCGCCGAGGCCGCGTTCATGTCGGGCGACTACGCGACGTGCGTCGCCGCATGCACGGACGCCATCCGCCGCGCGCTGGCGTACGCGGGAGAGGGCTCGCTGACGCAGCAGGCGTACCTGCTCCGCGTGGACGGGGCAGACCTGCTCCGGTTCCAGGGCCTGGCCACGCAGCAGCACATCCGCGTGGATGACGCCGCCTTCGCTCTCTACGTGCTGATGCAGGTCTTCGTGCGTCTCAACGCGGTGGGCCTGCCGAACGCGGAGTAA
- a CDS encoding anhydro-N-acetylmuramic acid kinase, with protein MGLLSGTSVDAVEAALCEVTGTGEGVRLKLLAHVSVPFPRELVARVLGPQDAASLSRLNFELAEHFADAAKQVMARAGVTPEQVAAIGSHGQTMAHLPPGTDALPSTLQIGEPAVIAERTGVPVISDFRTRDVAVGGHGAPLVPYLDWALFRSHAPRALLNIGGIGNVSVVSARLEDTVAFDTGPGNMVLDGLARRVTQGALACDVDGTLSRRGRVIPELLAELLTHPFLAQPPPRSAGRESFGEVLVDRLWARYAERPYDLMATALELTVESIARAHEMWLLPRFPGLEGMYASGGGTRNPAMMERLRARLAPLPVQMVEALGFPEGAKEAALFALLAAEHLVGTAANVPSATGARRRVVLGKLTP; from the coding sequence GTGGGCCTGCTGTCCGGCACCAGCGTGGACGCCGTGGAGGCCGCGCTGTGCGAGGTGACGGGGACAGGTGAGGGCGTGCGCCTGAAGCTGCTGGCCCACGTCTCCGTCCCCTTCCCCCGCGAGCTGGTGGCGCGCGTGCTGGGGCCCCAGGACGCGGCCTCGCTGAGCCGCCTCAACTTCGAGTTGGCCGAGCACTTCGCGGACGCCGCGAAGCAGGTCATGGCCCGGGCTGGAGTGACGCCGGAGCAGGTGGCCGCCATCGGCTCGCATGGGCAGACGATGGCGCACCTGCCGCCGGGCACGGACGCCCTGCCCTCCACGCTCCAGATTGGCGAGCCCGCCGTCATCGCCGAGCGCACCGGCGTGCCCGTCATCAGCGACTTCCGCACGCGGGACGTGGCCGTCGGAGGCCATGGCGCGCCGCTGGTGCCCTACCTGGACTGGGCCCTCTTCCGGAGCCACGCGCCCCGCGCGCTGCTGAACATCGGTGGCATCGGCAACGTGAGTGTCGTCAGCGCGCGGCTCGAGGACACCGTCGCCTTCGACACCGGGCCCGGCAACATGGTGCTGGACGGGCTGGCCCGGCGTGTCACACAGGGTGCGCTCGCGTGTGACGTGGATGGCACGCTGTCCCGCCGGGGCCGGGTGATTCCGGAGCTGCTCGCGGAGCTGCTGACGCACCCCTTCCTGGCCCAGCCCCCGCCCCGGAGCGCCGGCCGCGAGAGCTTCGGCGAGGTGCTGGTGGACCGGCTCTGGGCCCGGTACGCGGAGCGCCCCTACGACTTGATGGCCACGGCGCTGGAGCTCACGGTGGAGAGCATCGCCCGGGCCCATGAAATGTGGCTGCTGCCGCGCTTCCCGGGTCTGGAGGGGATGTACGCCTCGGGAGGAGGGACTCGAAACCCCGCGATGATGGAGCGGCTGCGCGCCCGCCTGGCACCCCTGCCCGTGCAGATGGTGGAGGCTCTCGGTTTCCCGGAAGGGGCGAAAGAGGCGGCCCTCTTTGCCCTCCTGGCGGCCGAGCATCTGGTGGGGACCGCGGCAAATGTTCCGTCCGCAACTGGCGCGAGGCGTCGAGTCGTTCTAGGTAAGCTGACACCGTGA
- a CDS encoding OmpA family protein, protein MRSVRFLALLVLTVASAARAQPVSPASLELSHEDRLGAAGGWVLRSLEYVLDGRPLTGGAKVPLPPGVRQLDVRVVYEGRSPVFSYVEGYRFVMRGRVTLDARPGDTVRITSTAFEREGVTVRWEQRPAFELAGQPQEAVVGIEYGPVENLPLAEAAALRAVDEVLAEARRRVTVSPAPVSASCSLEPVFFSFFDTRLSPEAEAVLRRSATCLLQQPALRVRLEGHADASGPESVNASLGQGRAQSVAAYLLSLGVESARLVLESQGAAQPPCTEHTPECFAKSRRVELVAEPAGR, encoded by the coding sequence ATGCGCTCCGTCCGCTTCCTCGCGCTGCTCGTGCTCACCGTGGCGTCCGCCGCGCGCGCGCAGCCCGTGTCTCCGGCCTCCCTGGAGCTGAGCCATGAGGACCGGCTCGGGGCGGCGGGTGGCTGGGTGCTGCGCTCGCTGGAGTACGTGCTGGACGGCCGGCCGCTGACGGGCGGGGCGAAGGTTCCGCTTCCGCCCGGCGTGCGTCAGTTGGACGTGCGCGTGGTGTACGAGGGGCGCTCGCCCGTCTTTTCCTATGTGGAGGGCTACCGCTTCGTGATGCGGGGCCGTGTCACGCTGGACGCGCGGCCCGGGGACACGGTGCGCATCACCTCCACCGCCTTCGAGCGCGAGGGCGTCACGGTGCGGTGGGAGCAGCGTCCGGCCTTCGAGCTCGCGGGCCAGCCGCAGGAGGCGGTGGTAGGCATCGAGTACGGGCCGGTGGAGAACCTGCCGCTCGCGGAGGCCGCGGCCCTGCGCGCGGTGGACGAGGTGCTCGCCGAGGCGCGGCGCCGGGTGACTGTGTCTCCGGCCCCCGTGAGTGCCTCGTGCTCGCTGGAGCCCGTCTTCTTCAGCTTCTTCGACACGCGGCTCAGCCCGGAGGCGGAGGCCGTGCTGCGGCGCTCGGCGACGTGTCTGCTCCAGCAGCCGGCGTTGCGCGTGCGCCTGGAAGGGCACGCGGACGCGAGCGGACCCGAGTCCGTCAACGCGTCGCTGGGACAGGGGCGCGCGCAGTCCGTGGCCGCGTACCTGTTGTCGCTCGGTGTGGAGAGCGCGCGGCTGGTGCTGGAGTCACAGGGCGCCGCGCAGCCGCCCTGCACCGAGCACACGCCGGAGTGCTTCGCGAAGAGCCGTCGCGTGGAGCTGGTCGCGGAGCCCGCGGGGCGCTGA
- a CDS encoding metalloenzyme has protein sequence MRVAVLFIDGVGIGRKDPAINPLAHREHLLSCFQDSPPPTLPGGGRLVPVDTTFGVEGRPQSASNQTAILTGDPAPALLGRHILGYPNAPLRGLMAARSIVKRLGAAGRTATFANAYPAPYLDAMGVPRRHTVSPPEFTIPAQARRKVKPSAAKLAFSAGGVPLRTLEDARAGDGLTPDITGAAARAHGLPAPERTPEEAAGIFWHVASRADFTYFEHYLADEAGHAQDLTAALDALDTFDAFARAVVAARPSDARVLVCSDHGNVEDLSTRGHTVHPVPVLYFGPPEPEVEAFSTVADVGRAVLRWLGAE, from the coding sequence GTGCGCGTCGCGGTCCTGTTCATCGATGGCGTGGGCATCGGCCGGAAGGACCCGGCCATCAACCCGCTTGCCCACAGGGAGCACCTGCTTTCCTGCTTCCAGGACTCCCCTCCCCCCACCCTGCCGGGAGGCGGCCGGCTCGTCCCCGTGGACACGACGTTCGGCGTGGAGGGCCGTCCCCAGTCGGCCTCCAACCAGACGGCCATCCTCACGGGAGACCCGGCGCCCGCGTTGCTCGGCCGACACATCCTCGGCTACCCCAACGCGCCCCTGCGCGGCCTCATGGCGGCCCGCTCCATCGTGAAGCGCCTGGGCGCCGCCGGCCGCACCGCCACCTTCGCCAACGCGTACCCCGCCCCGTACCTGGACGCCATGGGCGTGCCCCGGCGCCACACCGTCTCACCGCCCGAGTTCACCATCCCCGCCCAGGCGCGCCGCAAGGTGAAGCCCTCCGCCGCGAAGCTCGCCTTCAGCGCCGGCGGCGTGCCCCTGCGGACGCTCGAGGACGCGCGCGCGGGGGACGGACTCACCCCGGACATCACCGGCGCCGCCGCCCGCGCCCACGGACTGCCCGCGCCCGAGCGCACGCCCGAGGAGGCCGCCGGCATCTTCTGGCACGTCGCCTCCCGCGCGGACTTCACCTACTTCGAGCACTACCTCGCGGACGAGGCCGGCCATGCCCAGGATTTGACAGCCGCGCTGGACGCGCTGGACACCTTCGACGCCTTCGCACGCGCCGTGGTGGCGGCTCGTCCATCGGACGCCCGGGTGCTCGTCTGTAGTGACCACGGCAATGTGGAGGACCTCTCCACGCGAGGCCACACCGTGCACCCCGTGCCCGTGCTCTACTTCGGGCCACCCGAGCCGGAGGTGGAGGCCTTCTCCACCGTGGCCGACGTGGGGCGCGCGGTGCTGCGCTGGCTCGGGGCGGAGTGA
- a CDS encoding TldD/PmbA family protein encodes MLMAAAPAPDARVTLLDAMATELARNQQQLKMQSHEPPYFMSYQLKDNEQTAVAARYGAIFLDDSYRERKLYVDVRVGSYEFDSSVPEGLDFSFSTKGTSYIARKDAPLDDSPLALRTALWLVTDEKYKSALFQYLKKKGEDVYSVEDPKRPPSFTKEKPGNLVQPPVPAPFSRERWVKLSREVSGLFNAHPELFDSEVRVTADKTTRLFVSTEGSRIITEEVLYGLHVSAVTRAPDGQLLDDSRDFYSPTEAGLPDDAKVREATAKVIEELLALRAAPAIDPYTGPAILAPEASGVLFHEAVGHRLEGDRQDGDNEGKTFKGQVGKAVLPSFISIHDDPSLRQLNGEPLNGYYLFDEEGVKGQRVTLVEKGVLRNYLLGRMPVEGFLQSNGHGRSQGTLKPVARMANLVVDSTKAVSDADLKKMLIAEAKRQGKPYGLIIRDITGGNTNTSNYGYQAFKGVPRMVYRVDVKTGQESLVRGVEIVGTPLSAVNRIMASGQKQGVFNGFCGAESGNVPVSTVAPAILLQEMELQRAMEGKDRPPILSSPAALKEPAVQKATP; translated from the coding sequence ATGTTGATGGCGGCGGCGCCCGCGCCGGATGCCCGCGTGACGCTGCTCGACGCCATGGCGACCGAGCTGGCGCGCAACCAGCAGCAGTTGAAGATGCAGAGCCACGAGCCGCCGTACTTCATGAGCTATCAGCTCAAGGACAACGAGCAGACGGCCGTGGCGGCGCGGTATGGCGCCATCTTCCTCGACGACAGCTACCGCGAGCGGAAGCTCTACGTCGACGTGCGCGTGGGCAGCTACGAGTTCGACAGCTCCGTGCCCGAGGGGCTCGACTTCAGCTTCTCCACCAAGGGCACCAGCTACATCGCGCGCAAGGACGCCCCGCTGGACGACTCGCCGCTGGCGCTGCGCACCGCGCTGTGGCTCGTCACGGACGAGAAGTACAAGTCCGCGCTCTTCCAGTACCTGAAGAAGAAGGGCGAGGACGTCTACTCGGTGGAGGACCCGAAGCGGCCTCCGTCCTTCACGAAGGAGAAGCCCGGCAACCTCGTGCAGCCGCCCGTGCCCGCGCCGTTCAGCCGCGAGCGCTGGGTGAAGCTGTCGCGCGAGGTGTCCGGCCTCTTCAACGCGCACCCGGAGCTGTTCGACTCGGAGGTGCGCGTCACGGCGGACAAGACGACGCGCCTGTTCGTGTCCACCGAGGGCAGCCGCATCATCACCGAGGAGGTGCTGTACGGCCTGCACGTGTCGGCGGTGACGCGGGCGCCGGACGGGCAGCTCCTGGACGACTCGCGCGACTTCTACTCGCCCACGGAGGCCGGGCTGCCGGACGACGCGAAGGTGCGCGAGGCGACGGCGAAGGTCATCGAGGAGCTGCTCGCGCTGCGCGCGGCGCCGGCCATCGACCCGTACACGGGCCCGGCCATCCTCGCGCCCGAGGCCTCCGGCGTGCTCTTCCACGAGGCCGTCGGCCACCGGCTGGAGGGTGACAGGCAGGACGGTGACAACGAGGGCAAGACGTTCAAGGGCCAGGTGGGCAAGGCCGTGCTGCCGTCGTTCATCTCCATCCACGACGACCCGTCGCTGCGGCAGCTCAACGGGGAGCCGCTCAACGGCTACTACCTGTTCGACGAGGAGGGCGTGAAGGGGCAGCGCGTGACGCTGGTGGAGAAGGGCGTGCTGCGCAACTACCTGCTGGGCCGCATGCCGGTGGAGGGCTTCCTCCAGTCCAACGGACACGGGCGCAGCCAGGGCACGCTGAAGCCGGTGGCGCGCATGGCCAACCTCGTGGTGGACAGCACCAAGGCGGTGAGCGACGCGGACTTGAAGAAGATGCTCATCGCCGAGGCGAAGCGGCAGGGCAAGCCGTATGGCCTCATCATCCGCGACATCACCGGTGGCAATACGAATACGTCCAACTACGGCTACCAGGCCTTCAAGGGCGTGCCGCGCATGGTGTACCGCGTGGACGTGAAGACGGGGCAGGAGTCGCTGGTGCGCGGCGTGGAAATCGTCGGCACGCCGCTGTCGGCGGTGAATCGCATCATGGCGTCCGGGCAGAAGCAGGGCGTCTTCAACGGCTTCTGCGGCGCGGAGAGCGGCAACGTGCCGGTGTCCACCGTGGCGCCCGCGATTCTCCTCCAGGAGATGGAGTTGCAGCGGGCCATGGAGGGCAAGGACCGCCCGCCCATCCTCTCCAGCCCGGCGGCCCTGAAGGAGCCGGCGGTGCAGAAGGCCACGCCGTAG
- a CDS encoding DUF4388 domain-containing protein: MALHGDLFSYPLPEFLQWLDSSRKTGTLQLSWEAGERKLFVLSGQVSATASEGLRGRVARLLTLGKLAAGTKVLAAFDELARTPDVDAAFDTHGIQARWIRDLGREELFAAMTDLTIAARGTFHWTEDADRSGEDWVPSDMSIRELLFESLRWVDEQPDVDKALPIDALSVKALAPPSPSQPLMHRLILTLCSSPQNLGRLRLSMGVSRSSVTRRVYELLRAKLVDVDGAPQVEADPVAEMLEKGAVLMREGQYDAAGIVCASLLASDPADRRVREFARLVQREHVAALYTEMPPLMVPVLMHDPQGFAMLKPEERQIAGLVSGTWDVSTLVLASPARELDTLKTLAKLLRMGLLQLTFPR; the protein is encoded by the coding sequence ATGGCCCTCCACGGCGACCTCTTCAGCTATCCGCTTCCCGAGTTCCTTCAATGGTTGGACAGCTCCCGCAAGACGGGCACGCTCCAGCTCTCCTGGGAGGCCGGTGAGCGGAAGCTCTTCGTGCTCTCCGGTCAGGTCAGTGCCACGGCATCCGAAGGCCTGCGGGGCCGGGTGGCGCGGCTCCTGACGCTGGGGAAGCTGGCGGCGGGAACGAAGGTGCTCGCGGCGTTCGACGAACTGGCGCGCACGCCGGACGTGGACGCGGCGTTCGACACGCATGGCATCCAGGCGCGGTGGATTCGCGACCTCGGCCGCGAGGAATTGTTCGCGGCGATGACGGACCTGACGATTGCGGCGCGGGGCACGTTCCACTGGACGGAGGACGCGGACCGCTCGGGCGAGGACTGGGTGCCGTCGGACATGAGCATCCGCGAGCTGCTCTTCGAGTCGCTGCGCTGGGTGGACGAGCAGCCGGACGTGGACAAGGCGCTGCCGATTGATGCGTTGAGCGTGAAGGCGCTGGCGCCGCCGAGCCCGAGTCAGCCGCTGATGCACCGGCTCATCCTGACGCTGTGCTCGTCGCCGCAGAACCTGGGGCGGCTGCGGCTGTCGATGGGCGTGTCGCGCTCGTCGGTGACGCGGCGGGTGTACGAGCTCCTGCGGGCGAAGCTGGTGGATGTGGACGGGGCGCCGCAGGTGGAGGCGGACCCGGTGGCGGAGATGCTGGAGAAGGGCGCGGTGCTGATGCGCGAGGGCCAGTACGACGCGGCGGGCATCGTCTGCGCGTCGCTATTGGCCAGCGACCCGGCGGACCGGCGCGTGCGCGAGTTCGCCCGGCTGGTGCAGCGCGAGCACGTGGCAGCGCTCTACACAGAGATGCCGCCGCTGATGGTGCCGGTGCTGATGCACGACCCGCAGGGGTTCGCCATGCTCAAACCGGAGGAGCGGCAGATTGCCGGGCTCGTGAGCGGCACGTGGGACGTGTCCACGCTCGTGCTGGCGAGCCCGGCGCGTGAGCTGGACACGCTGAAGACGCTCGCGAAGCTCCTGCGAATGGGGCTGCTGCAGCTCACGTTCCCGCGCTGA
- the murQ gene encoding N-acetylmuramic acid 6-phosphate etherase — MGTSRASPPSLPPTERLHPRADDLDLLSIQKVVRRLHDEDLAAVRAVRAALPAVSEAARAVADALRAGGRLLYVGAGTSGRLGVLDASECPPTFGVPPSQVRAAIAGGRRALTRAVEGAEDDLEAGATAVRAFRAGPKDVVCGISASTSTPYVLGALREAKRRGAHTVLVCCNPPGPKVDADTVVLARTGPELVAGSTRLKAGTATKLILNAITTAAFVSLGKVYRGRMVDVRPANAKLRTRAARMVAELTELPAPEASKLLKAAGGEVKLALAMHFTGLGAREARKRLHNEGLRALSTGGRRSARTKKPR; from the coding sequence GTGGGCACGTCTCGCGCCTCACCGCCGTCACTGCCCCCCACCGAGCGGCTTCACCCCCGCGCGGACGACCTGGATCTACTTTCCATCCAGAAGGTCGTCCGGCGGCTGCATGACGAAGACCTGGCCGCCGTCCGAGCGGTCCGTGCCGCGCTTCCCGCAGTCAGCGAAGCGGCGCGGGCCGTGGCGGATGCGTTGCGGGCAGGAGGCCGGCTCCTCTACGTCGGGGCTGGCACCAGCGGGCGGCTCGGCGTTCTGGACGCCAGTGAGTGCCCACCTACCTTCGGAGTCCCTCCGTCCCAGGTGCGCGCCGCCATTGCCGGTGGCCGCCGGGCGCTGACGCGCGCCGTGGAGGGCGCCGAGGACGACCTCGAGGCCGGAGCCACTGCGGTGCGCGCCTTCCGGGCGGGCCCGAAGGACGTGGTGTGCGGCATCTCCGCCAGCACCTCCACGCCGTACGTCCTGGGCGCCCTGCGCGAGGCGAAGCGGCGTGGCGCGCACACGGTGCTGGTGTGCTGCAACCCGCCCGGCCCGAAGGTGGACGCGGACACGGTGGTGCTGGCGCGCACGGGGCCGGAATTGGTGGCGGGCTCCACGCGGCTGAAGGCCGGCACGGCGACGAAGCTCATCCTCAACGCCATCACGACGGCCGCCTTCGTGTCCCTGGGCAAGGTGTACCGGGGGCGCATGGTGGACGTGCGCCCCGCCAACGCGAAGCTGCGCACGCGCGCGGCGCGCATGGTGGCGGAGTTGACGGAGTTGCCCGCCCCGGAGGCCTCGAAGCTGCTGAAGGCCGCTGGAGGCGAGGTGAAGCTGGCGCTGGCCATGCACTTCACCGGACTGGGCGCGAGGGAGGCCCGGAAGCGGCTCCACAACGAGGGCCTGCGTGCCCTGTCGACTGGCGGACGCAGGAGCGCCCGGACGAAGAAGCCCCGGTGA